One window of the Tetragenococcus koreensis genome contains the following:
- a CDS encoding endonuclease/exonuclease/phosphatase family protein, translating to MKKIFYTVGTILGFILLLLLGYIVYLYVDYDRLPDNIALEPKQNSKEKLPTEQTLRAMTFNIGYGAYTSDYTFFMDGGESARAKDRKTVLENMEGIVETTENIDPTIAFFQEVDQDGDRSQHVDEVDFLQKSFAQKSSVYGQNYDSSYLFYPFLEPIGQATSGLVTLSQSNILQATRYSLPIETNFNKFFDLDRAFTVSRIPVENQKELLAINVHLSAYTKDPVVQEQQMQKLFDIMETEYQKDNYVIVGGDYNHDLLGNSPEIFATTENRHSWDQPFPEESLPENFHIPKDNLAEEKVPSTRKLDTPYEKGSSYVSLLDGFILSDNLTVEAVEVEDEEFINSDHNPVWLDFQLADKTND from the coding sequence TTGAAAAAAATATTTTATACAGTGGGAACTATTCTAGGTTTTATTTTATTGCTACTTTTGGGTTATATTGTCTATTTATATGTTGATTACGATCGTTTGCCGGATAACATTGCGCTTGAGCCAAAACAAAATAGTAAAGAAAAACTACCGACTGAGCAAACTTTGCGTGCGATGACTTTTAACATTGGTTACGGTGCTTACACTTCTGACTACACTTTTTTTATGGATGGCGGTGAAAGTGCGCGAGCAAAAGATCGTAAAACAGTTTTAGAAAACATGGAAGGAATTGTGGAAACAACAGAAAATATTGATCCAACCATTGCTTTTTTCCAGGAAGTCGATCAAGATGGCGATCGTTCGCAACATGTAGACGAAGTTGACTTTTTACAAAAAAGTTTTGCTCAAAAAAGTAGTGTTTATGGTCAAAATTATGATTCGTCCTATTTATTTTATCCTTTCTTAGAACCAATTGGACAAGCCACTTCTGGATTAGTTACGTTGAGTCAAAGCAACATTTTGCAAGCAACCCGTTACTCGCTTCCAATCGAAACGAATTTTAATAAGTTTTTCGACCTAGATCGTGCATTTACTGTCAGTCGTATTCCAGTAGAAAATCAAAAAGAATTATTGGCAATTAATGTTCATCTATCTGCTTATACCAAAGATCCTGTAGTACAAGAACAACAGATGCAAAAACTTTTTGACATCATGGAAACAGAGTATCAAAAAGATAACTATGTCATAGTTGGCGGTGACTACAATCATGATTTATTGGGAAATAGTCCTGAAATTTTTGCAACTACCGAAAACCGGCATAGTTGGGACCAGCCCTTTCCAGAAGAGAGTTTACCAGAAAATTTTCATATTCCAAAGGATAACTTAGCGGAAGAAAAGGTACCTTCTACTCGCAAGTTGGATACCCCTTATGAAAAAGGAAGTTCTTATGTATCACTGCTAGATGGTTTTATTCTTTCAGATAACCTTACTGTTGAAGCGGTCGAAGTTGAGGATGAGGAGTTTATCAATTCTGACCATAACCCTGTTTGGTTGGATTTTCAGTTAGCCGATAAAACAAATGATTAA
- a CDS encoding PTS sugar transporter subunit IIC, whose protein sequence is MQKNNNSDEGFVEKHLMPIAVKLSTFKPLIAIRDGITLAMPLIIIGSVFLILGSFPITAWTDWIANTIFNGVSIADIFTKITNGSFGILGLIGCFGIASSYSEQHKTDGKAAGVIAVAAYFVVTPSILTGDDTPLEGIPYEYLGSQGLFIAIIIGLISGGLFQWFINHDIQIKMPEAVPPAVASSFSALIPGAVIITLFGAVYAVFAWADLGNIHDLILNVLSGPLGLLGDTLVGTIIAVMLNSLFWFVGIHGANVVNNIISPIWLMNTDANRQLFTEGILDLEHQGHIITQPFIDNFVFMGGGGATLGLVIAITILVAMRKASKQMKTLAPLTLTPGIFNINEPTMFGMPIVLNMSLVIPFILAPVVNAITTYTAMSLELVPLSTGAVVPWTMPPILSGFLATNSIAGSVLQGVNLIINILIYLPFVSTFNKQLRLEEAGKLTE, encoded by the coding sequence ATGCAAAAAAATAACAATTCCGATGAAGGTTTTGTCGAAAAACATTTAATGCCAATTGCTGTGAAGTTGAGTACTTTTAAGCCATTAATTGCAATACGTGATGGTATTACTCTCGCTATGCCACTAATTATTATTGGTTCAGTATTTTTGATTTTAGGAAGTTTTCCAATTACAGCTTGGACAGATTGGATCGCAAATACTATATTTAATGGTGTGTCTATTGCTGATATTTTCACTAAAATCACCAACGGTTCTTTTGGTATTTTAGGATTAATTGGTTGTTTTGGAATAGCATCCAGTTATTCAGAACAACATAAAACAGATGGTAAAGCTGCTGGCGTGATTGCAGTAGCGGCTTATTTCGTTGTTACGCCCAGTATTTTGACCGGCGATGATACACCTTTAGAAGGAATACCTTACGAATATTTGGGAAGCCAAGGTTTATTTATTGCGATTATTATAGGGCTTATTTCAGGTGGGTTGTTTCAATGGTTTATTAATCATGATATTCAAATCAAAATGCCAGAAGCCGTTCCACCTGCAGTAGCATCCAGTTTCAGTGCATTAATCCCTGGAGCTGTGATTATTACCCTTTTTGGTGCGGTATACGCCGTTTTTGCTTGGGCCGATTTGGGAAACATACATGATTTAATTTTGAATGTATTGTCTGGTCCATTAGGTTTATTAGGAGATACTCTCGTCGGTACGATTATTGCAGTCATGCTTAATAGCCTTTTTTGGTTTGTTGGAATTCACGGTGCCAACGTTGTTAATAATATTATTTCTCCCATTTGGTTAATGAATACGGACGCTAACCGACAATTATTTACTGAGGGAATTTTAGATCTAGAACATCAGGGGCATATCATTACGCAGCCGTTTATTGATAATTTCGTATTTATGGGAGGAGGGGGAGCTACTTTAGGGCTTGTAATCGCAATAACTATATTAGTAGCAATGAGAAAAGCCAGTAAACAAATGAAAACGTTAGCGCCATTGACGCTAACGCCGGGAATATTCAATATTAATGAACCAACTATGTTCGGTATGCCAATTGTTTTAAATATGAGCTTAGTTATACCGTTTATTCTTGCGCCAGTAGTTAATGCTATAACAACTTATACAGCTATGTCATTAGAATTAGTTCCACTTAGTACTGGAGCAGTAGTTCCGTGGACAATGCCACCGATTCTTTCGGGTTTTTTAGCAACAAATAGTATTGCAGGTTCGGTTTTACAAGGTGTTAATTTGATTATTAATATACTAATTTATCTACCGTTTGTTTCAACATTTAATAAACAATTACGTTTAGAAGAAGCAGGAAAACTTACGGAATAA
- a CDS encoding haloacid dehalogenase-like hydrolase, translating into MAKRLISADTSDVMQMNGAELKQSIKASEGRVIVSENVVVHEAIDGLTTSELAAAFGADLILLNALDVLNPVILGLYPGEETLATAKPHHDKKSIRRLQELVGRPIGVNLEPVDPDAKMAEDRLEIPQGRRASAETLKEAEQLGLNFIVLTGNPGTGVTNAQIAENVAIAKENFSGMVIAGKMHGAGVDESVVSKEAAAEFLDAGADVLLVPAIGTVPGLDEAELKGIVELAHSRNGLVMSTIGTSQEGSGSGFLENIAIRNKICGVDIQHIGDAAWGIQSPFENIYPLSKAIRGERHTIQRMARSINR; encoded by the coding sequence ATGGCAAAAAGGTTAATTAGCGCAGATACTAGTGATGTCATGCAAATGAATGGTGCTGAGTTAAAGCAGAGTATAAAAGCCAGTGAAGGACGTGTAATTGTTAGTGAGAATGTGGTTGTTCATGAAGCAATTGACGGTTTGACAACTTCAGAACTTGCGGCAGCGTTTGGTGCTGATCTGATTTTATTGAATGCTTTAGACGTACTTAATCCTGTAATATTAGGACTATATCCAGGGGAAGAAACGTTGGCTACAGCGAAACCACATCATGACAAAAAAAGTATTCGACGGCTGCAAGAATTAGTAGGACGCCCGATTGGAGTCAATCTTGAACCGGTCGATCCGGATGCTAAAATGGCAGAAGATCGTTTGGAAATTCCACAAGGGCGCAGAGCAAGTGCCGAAACTTTAAAAGAAGCTGAACAATTAGGGCTCAATTTTATCGTTTTAACAGGAAATCCTGGCACCGGGGTAACTAATGCGCAGATTGCTGAAAATGTTGCAATTGCTAAAGAAAATTTTAGCGGAATGGTTATTGCTGGCAAGATGCACGGTGCCGGAGTAGACGAGTCAGTGGTTAGTAAAGAAGCAGCAGCAGAATTTTTAGACGCAGGTGCTGATGTACTTCTCGTTCCTGCCATAGGTACAGTGCCAGGATTAGATGAAGCAGAACTAAAGGGCATCGTGGAACTAGCTCATAGCCGTAATGGGTTAGTGATGAGTACAATTGGGACAAGCCAAGAAGGCAGCGGATCTGGTTTTCTTGAAAATATTGCTATTCGCAATAAGATATGTGGCGTTGATATTCAACATATTGGCGATGCTGCCTGGGGCATTCAATCTCCATTTGAAAACATTTATCCTTTGAGTAAAGCAATTCGTGGAGAAAGACATACAATTCAACGAATGGCACGTTCTATTAATCGTTAA
- a CDS encoding PTS transporter subunit EIIB, whose amino-acid sequence MDYKNVAREILENVGGAENVEHLTNCATRLRFTLYDNDLINTEQLNKIDGVINVVKSGMQYQIIIGPNVGNVMMEIENMGISVKGVEQKKAAKHSRLDRFFDVISGIFTPIIPALTAAGMLKAVLVLLDFFNLLGATSSTYLFFEFVSDSAFYFLPIFVAISTAMKFKTNLFIAGILGAALIHPTFVEYVAKGDSVSLFGLDVPLVSYISGVIPSILAVWFMSYVERFADHVST is encoded by the coding sequence ATGGACTATAAGAATGTAGCAAGGGAGATCTTAGAAAATGTTGGTGGAGCAGAAAATGTAGAACACTTGACTAATTGTGCAACTAGATTGCGTTTTACCTTATATGATAATGATTTAATCAATACAGAACAGTTAAACAAAATTGACGGCGTGATCAATGTGGTAAAAAGTGGGATGCAGTATCAAATTATTATAGGACCTAATGTTGGGAATGTCATGATGGAAATAGAAAACATGGGCATTAGTGTAAAAGGGGTTGAACAAAAGAAAGCAGCAAAACATTCTAGGCTTGATCGATTTTTTGATGTTATTTCAGGGATATTTACTCCGATCATCCCGGCTTTAACAGCTGCTGGTATGTTAAAAGCAGTATTGGTTTTACTCGATTTTTTTAATTTATTGGGAGCAACTTCTTCTACTTATCTGTTTTTTGAGTTTGTTTCAGATTCAGCTTTTTATTTCTTACCGATATTTGTTGCTATTTCAACAGCAATGAAATTTAAAACGAATTTATTTATTGCAGGAATTCTGGGAGCGGCTCTGATCCATCCAACCTTTGTTGAATATGTAGCCAAAGGAGACTCGGTTTCTCTATTTGGTTTAGATGTACCACTTGTGTCTTATATTTCTGGGGTCATCCCTTCAATTTTAGCAGTATGGTTCATGAGCTATGTTGAAAGATTTGCTGATCATGTATCCACCTAA
- a CDS encoding PTS transporter subunit EIIC, giving the protein MLKPLLTVLIVTPITFFAFGPIGAYIGDILASSFDSLNQVAPWLVATLMGAFFPLLVMTGMHWSFVPVVVVQSYATYSYEAIMGPGSFVSNICQGASALAVGIKSKNTKLKQLASSAGITALLGITEPAMFGVTLKVKNVLYCVMAGGAAGGLYSGLQGVVRYTSGTPGLASFAVFIGKNPMNIVHAFISVGIGFLVTFVLTWFFADVKKADAEE; this is encoded by the coding sequence TTGCTTAAGCCACTTCTAACTGTTTTAATTGTTACCCCAATTACTTTTTTTGCTTTTGGGCCCATAGGCGCATATATTGGAGACATTTTAGCTTCTTCCTTTGATAGTTTAAATCAAGTTGCTCCTTGGTTAGTTGCTACTTTAATGGGTGCTTTTTTCCCGCTTTTAGTCATGACAGGAATGCATTGGAGTTTTGTCCCTGTTGTTGTGGTTCAATCTTATGCTACTTACAGCTATGAAGCGATTATGGGCCCTGGTAGTTTTGTGTCTAACATTTGTCAGGGGGCGAGCGCATTAGCTGTTGGAATAAAAAGTAAAAATACGAAACTGAAGCAACTTGCTTCTTCTGCGGGTATTACTGCGTTATTAGGTATTACAGAACCAGCAATGTTTGGTGTAACGTTAAAAGTTAAAAACGTTTTATACTGTGTAATGGCTGGGGGAGCAGCAGGCGGGCTTTATTCTGGATTACAAGGCGTAGTTCGTTATACTTCAGGAACGCCAGGTTTAGCTAGTTTTGCTGTATTTATTGGAAAAAATCCAATGAACATTGTCCATGCTTTTATTTCAGTTGGAATTGGTTTTTTAGTAACGTTTGTTTTGACTTGGTTTTTTGCCGACGTAAAAAAAGCAGACGCAGAGGAATAG
- a CDS encoding chorismate mutase, with translation MNLEEARKLIDQADKELVPLIEQRMNAVVEVGKYKKEHNLPVLDESREKAVLDKIGSYTENKDFEDSVRKIFQAIMDTTKEYQQEKIIDKE, from the coding sequence ATGAATTTAGAAGAAGCAAGAAAACTGATTGATCAAGCAGATAAAGAGTTGGTGCCTTTGATTGAACAACGGATGAATGCGGTAGTGGAAGTGGGCAAATACAAAAAAGAACACAATTTACCCGTTTTAGATGAGAGCCGTGAAAAGGCTGTGTTGGACAAAATTGGTAGCTATACAGAAAATAAAGACTTTGAAGATTCAGTTCGTAAAATTTTTCAAGCGATTATGGATACGACAAAAGAGTATCAACAAGAAAAAATTATTGATAAAGAATAG
- a CDS encoding SLC13 family permease yields the protein MKNRKTPIMVFALLAIFLFRFVPAPAGLSSDGMQVVGIFLGTLLLWIFVGIDWPSLLCLAALTLVPTLDPAQVFASSFGNETFTFLLFTFMLTYALSQTTIIKRIALTFITSNWAQKGAWQLALLFLLSVLLMGLFISPTVLFFIMLPILEEIYEILSLKKGSSFASMLMIGLVVSCSLSSGMTPIAHVFPVIALGVFESIANVTISYAGYMAFAIPAGLLIFLFMLLLFRFVLKPDMTQFKQLNKADFKQTVSDPITKREKIILFVFTVVILLWVAPGIIAPILPGVAELIESFGTAIPPLAGVVVLAMVRLEGKPLLVINEAITKGVSWPSLIMAASTLAIGSALTNEKIGLIAYVSNVMAPIAQGLAPLLIVALFITWATFESNIGSHMVTAQVVTSVAVPIALSSNAIEAASLAAVIGLVASIGSATPPSMPYVAIAGSSGWTNTVQMLKYGMLIAVGTIFIALLIAYPLANVFINV from the coding sequence ATGAAAAATAGGAAAACGCCAATTATGGTTTTCGCTTTACTTGCGATTTTCTTATTCCGTTTTGTTCCGGCGCCAGCAGGGTTAAGCTCGGATGGTATGCAGGTTGTCGGAATCTTTTTAGGAACATTGTTACTATGGATTTTTGTTGGAATTGATTGGCCGAGTTTGTTATGTTTGGCAGCATTAACGCTGGTTCCAACGTTGGATCCAGCACAAGTTTTTGCCTCATCTTTTGGAAATGAAACATTTACCTTTTTACTTTTTACCTTCATGTTGACTTATGCATTATCGCAGACAACTATCATTAAGCGCATTGCATTAACTTTTATTACAAGTAACTGGGCACAAAAGGGTGCTTGGCAGCTGGCGCTATTATTTTTGTTATCGGTATTGTTGATGGGGCTATTTATTTCACCAACGGTTTTATTTTTTATTATGCTGCCGATTTTAGAAGAAATCTATGAAATTTTAAGCCTTAAAAAAGGGAGCTCTTTTGCTTCTATGCTAATGATTGGTTTAGTGGTTTCTTGTTCCTTATCGTCGGGTATGACACCGATTGCCCATGTTTTTCCGGTAATTGCATTAGGCGTTTTTGAATCAATTGCTAATGTGACAATAAGCTATGCAGGTTATATGGCTTTTGCGATCCCAGCAGGGTTATTGATCTTTTTGTTCATGTTATTACTTTTCCGTTTTGTTTTAAAACCTGATATGACACAATTTAAACAATTAAATAAAGCGGATTTTAAACAAACAGTATCTGACCCAATTACTAAACGCGAAAAAATCATCTTGTTCGTTTTTACTGTTGTTATTTTATTATGGGTGGCACCAGGCATTATCGCACCGATTCTACCAGGTGTAGCGGAGCTAATTGAAAGTTTTGGGACAGCAATACCGCCACTTGCTGGAGTTGTTGTTTTAGCAATGGTACGTTTAGAAGGTAAACCATTACTAGTTATTAATGAAGCCATCACTAAAGGAGTTTCTTGGCCAAGCTTGATTATGGCTGCTTCAACTTTAGCTATCGGCAGTGCGCTAACTAATGAAAAAATTGGTTTGATTGCTTATGTATCAAACGTTATGGCGCCCATTGCACAAGGGCTTGCACCGTTGTTGATTGTTGCACTGTTCATTACTTGGGCAACGTTTGAATCCAATATCGGATCGCACATGGTTACGGCTCAAGTTGTCACTTCTGTGGCTGTGCCTATTGCACTTTCTTCCAATGCGATCGAAGCAGCATCGTTGGCCGCAGTAATTGGTTTGGTAGCATCGATCGGCTCAGCAACACCGCCTTCGATGCCATATGTCGCTATCGCTGGGTCATCAGGCTGGACCAACACGGTGCAGATGCTGAAATATGGCATGTTAATCGCTGTAGGTACGATCTTTATTGCGTTACTGATCGCCTATCCGTTAGCGAATGTATTTATTAATGTATAG
- a CDS encoding ABC transporter ATP-binding protein, giving the protein MKQLVINSENSSFRFLHADEPFLKTIDLKVTPGECVLICGKSGSGKTTFSRLLNGISPNYIEGELTGHVETCGLVAGEAAIEEYVPVVGSVFQNPKTQHFTENTTYELAFPLENVGKPSEQIAKRIDETAKELDIEYLLDRDIFKLSGGEKQQIAMGSANTLQPKVLVLDEVTSNLDHHAVEQIKAIIKKKKEEGVTIILTEHRLAWTKDLVDRYVLFEEGELVQKWESDAFNQLTNDELGQMGLRAMDLSKKRQTLAEKEQLSTVSQGSYLLQTKDLSVGYEKNSPILSKITIGMSQNKIIGFIGPNGVGKTTLANTLTGLLKPLAGKILWQGQSISSKELVKKSFLVMQDTNYQLFSESVSEEVLLNAKYPEQKNHVLEKFNLLDVEERHPMSLSGGQKQRVAIASAMLSGKKLIIFDEPTSGLDYVNMQRFGELLNMLKETEAIIAIITHDVELSSEWCDEIINFNNL; this is encoded by the coding sequence TTGAAACAACTTGTCATCAATAGTGAAAACAGCTCCTTTCGTTTTCTGCATGCCGACGAGCCATTTTTAAAAACGATTGATCTAAAAGTCACTCCAGGTGAGTGTGTGCTTATTTGTGGAAAAAGTGGTAGTGGCAAAACGACTTTTAGCCGCTTGTTAAATGGCATCAGCCCCAACTATATTGAAGGTGAATTGACCGGTCATGTTGAAACGTGCGGATTAGTTGCAGGAGAAGCTGCCATTGAGGAATATGTTCCGGTGGTTGGAAGTGTTTTTCAAAACCCAAAAACGCAACATTTCACTGAGAATACAACCTATGAACTGGCTTTTCCTCTTGAAAATGTTGGTAAGCCTTCCGAGCAAATTGCCAAGCGTATTGATGAAACAGCTAAAGAACTGGATATTGAATACTTGCTTGACCGTGATATATTCAAACTATCTGGTGGCGAAAAGCAGCAAATTGCTATGGGTTCTGCCAATACACTTCAACCTAAAGTGCTTGTACTAGATGAAGTGACGAGTAATTTAGATCACCATGCAGTAGAACAAATAAAAGCCATCATAAAGAAAAAAAAAGAGGAAGGCGTCACAATTATTCTTACAGAGCACCGCTTGGCTTGGACCAAGGATTTAGTTGACCGCTATGTGCTATTTGAAGAAGGCGAGCTAGTCCAAAAATGGGAAAGTGATGCGTTTAATCAACTGACAAATGACGAATTAGGACAAATGGGCCTTCGAGCCATGGATTTGTCAAAAAAACGTCAAACGCTAGCAGAAAAAGAACAGCTTTCTACAGTCTCCCAAGGTTCCTATTTACTACAAACAAAAGATTTAAGTGTTGGTTATGAAAAAAATTCACCCATCTTATCAAAGATTACTATTGGAATGAGCCAAAACAAAATTATAGGGTTCATTGGCCCCAACGGTGTAGGAAAAACAACCTTGGCGAATACGTTAACGGGATTGTTAAAACCTTTAGCGGGAAAAATTTTATGGCAAGGTCAATCAATCTCCTCCAAAGAATTAGTGAAAAAAAGTTTTTTAGTTATGCAAGACACCAATTACCAATTATTTAGTGAGTCCGTTTCGGAAGAAGTTTTACTAAATGCGAAATACCCTGAACAAAAAAATCATGTATTAGAAAAATTTAATCTGTTGGACGTAGAAGAACGCCATCCTATGAGTTTATCCGGCGGTCAAAAACAACGAGTTGCCATCGCATCTGCCATGTTATCGGGAAAAAAATTGATCATTTTTGATGAGCCTACCAGCGGCTTAGACTATGTTAATATGCAACGTTTTGGTGAATTATTAAATATGTTGAAAGAAACAGAGGCGATCATAGCGATCATTACCCATGATGTCGAGCTATCCTCCGAATGGTGCGATGAGATTATCAATTTTAATAATCTTTGA
- a CDS encoding energy-coupling factor transporter transmembrane component T family protein translates to MAFHFDPRTILYLLLISQIILFLDISIFIEVITVIILVVPFFISKQFKWGLRIGIVYSLQLFIAFIILPNINNAVLLYPLSMVANGFRELIPGMIVGIYAIKLTHSGEWISLFKKWHFPKFFIVPFSVIFRFFPTAREDYRQIRNAMAFRGIERGPVAFVKQPIQTFEFILIPLLMNASQVAQDLTISALTKGLSIPGKQTSIINLRMTKVDFIYMVIALVPIIIYLGGIF, encoded by the coding sequence ATGGCTTTTCATTTTGATCCGCGAACAATCCTTTATTTATTACTGATATCTCAAATCATTTTATTTTTAGATATCAGCATTTTTATCGAAGTAATCACAGTTATTATTCTAGTCGTTCCTTTTTTTATAAGTAAGCAGTTTAAATGGGGCCTAAGAATTGGCATTGTGTATAGTTTGCAATTGTTTATCGCTTTTATTATTTTGCCCAATATCAATAACGCTGTGTTACTTTATCCACTTTCAATGGTTGCCAATGGATTTCGTGAATTAATTCCTGGGATGATCGTGGGAATTTATGCAATAAAACTAACACATTCAGGAGAATGGATCAGTTTATTTAAGAAATGGCATTTTCCTAAATTTTTTATTGTGCCCTTCTCCGTTATCTTTCGTTTTTTCCCAACAGCACGCGAAGACTATCGTCAAATCAGAAACGCAATGGCATTTCGAGGAATTGAAAGAGGTCCAGTTGCTTTTGTTAAACAACCGATCCAAACCTTTGAATTTATATTAATCCCCCTGCTAATGAATGCAAGCCAAGTGGCTCAAGATTTAACCATTTCTGCTTTAACGAAAGGATTGAGTATTCCGGGGAAACAAACATCCATTATCAATCTTCGTATGACTAAAGTTGATTTTATCTACATGGTTATTGCACTAGTTCCCATTATCATTTATCTAGGAGGAATATTTTGA
- a CDS encoding MptD family putative ECF transporter S component codes for MSKNKSKTIRTTDLISIGIYSALYFVLVGIAEMLVVLLIPGYSYSYSPVLAALLTGTIFMLMAAKVPKFGAITIMGSVLGIFFFLSGLFPSALIPGVISALLADIIAYVFKYKSKMGLLLSYIVFSFNTVGPVVQLLFSTDSYVTNLKERGKDAAYIENVFASIADYTGIVVFVLLIIAAIIGGLFGQRMMKKHFEKAGIV; via the coding sequence ATGAGTAAAAATAAAAGTAAAACAATACGTACAACAGATTTAATTTCTATAGGAATTTATTCAGCATTATATTTTGTATTAGTTGGGATTGCTGAAATGCTGGTGGTCCTGCTTATTCCGGGCTATTCCTATTCTTACTCCCCTGTTCTAGCAGCTTTGCTTACTGGAACAATCTTTATGTTAATGGCGGCAAAGGTTCCTAAATTTGGTGCCATTACGATTATGGGCAGTGTTTTAGGCATATTTTTCTTCTTAAGTGGGCTATTCCCTTCCGCCTTAATTCCAGGCGTTATTTCTGCCTTGCTTGCAGATATTATTGCCTATGTTTTCAAATATAAAAGTAAAATGGGGTTATTACTTAGTTATATTGTGTTTTCCTTTAACACTGTAGGTCCGGTAGTTCAATTGTTATTTAGTACAGATAGCTATGTAACAAATCTTAAGGAGCGCGGCAAAGATGCAGCTTATATTGAAAATGTTTTTGCAAGCATTGCTGATTATACAGGAATCGTAGTTTTTGTGTTGCTTATTATTGCAGCAATTATTGGTGGCTTATTTGGTCAACGAATGATGAAAAAGCATTTCGAAAAAGCAGGAATTGTCTAA
- a CDS encoding PTS sugar transporter subunit IIC, which translates to MLDKFTQWIEKYLGGPMASIANQRHLRAVRDGIIAALPLIIVGSFFMIVAFPPLPESWGITQFLTANAETILLPYRMSMYIMALYATFGIGASLSKSYDLDQVAGGILAVTAFLLTLVPVSIPEEATEIAGVEGFVLPIANLGGEGMFVGIVTSIIAVEIYRLTDKSNFKITMPEQVPPAVARSFEALTPTLIVILLIGSITYYIGFDWHAFIGNLISPLISAADSLPSVLLLVLLTTFFWFFGIHGLAVIGSIARPLWLQLLEQNSSALAAGESLPTIGAEPFYQWFIWIGGAGATIGLAILLAFRSKSQYGSKLGKTILAPAIFNINEPVIFGVPIVLNPILMIPFIGAPVVLATIAWFATSLGFVNAVTVTAPWTLPGPIGAFLATNGDWRAAVLNVVLIIIAILIYYPFFKVYDKNELAKEQGSAEN; encoded by the coding sequence ATGTTAGACAAATTTACCCAGTGGATTGAAAAATATCTGGGAGGGCCAATGGCTAGTATTGCCAACCAACGTCACTTACGTGCGGTTCGTGACGGGATTATTGCCGCATTACCCTTAATTATTGTAGGATCGTTTTTCATGATTGTTGCTTTTCCGCCACTCCCTGAATCCTGGGGAATTACACAATTCTTGACCGCAAACGCGGAAACGATTTTACTTCCTTATCGTATGTCAATGTATATTATGGCGCTATATGCCACATTTGGAATTGGCGCGAGTTTATCGAAAAGCTACGATCTCGACCAAGTAGCTGGAGGGATTTTAGCAGTCACTGCTTTTCTATTAACACTGGTTCCTGTATCCATTCCTGAAGAAGCCACTGAAATTGCTGGTGTTGAGGGATTTGTACTGCCCATTGCAAACCTTGGTGGAGAAGGAATGTTTGTTGGAATTGTTACCTCGATTATTGCTGTGGAAATCTACCGTTTGACAGATAAATCAAATTTCAAGATCACAATGCCTGAACAAGTGCCTCCTGCAGTTGCCCGTTCTTTTGAAGCATTGACACCTACGTTAATTGTTATTTTACTGATTGGTTCTATTACTTATTATATAGGTTTTGATTGGCATGCATTTATAGGAAACTTAATTAGTCCATTAATCAGTGCAGCAGATTCATTACCATCTGTTCTCTTATTAGTTTTATTGACAACGTTTTTCTGGTTCTTTGGTATTCACGGATTAGCGGTAATCGGTTCGATTGCACGTCCGCTTTGGTTACAATTATTAGAGCAGAACTCTTCTGCACTAGCTGCTGGAGAATCATTACCTACTATTGGAGCAGAGCCGTTCTATCAATGGTTTATCTGGATTGGTGGTGCAGGAGCGACGATTGGATTAGCTATTTTACTGGCTTTCCGTTCGAAATCTCAATACGGTTCGAAACTAGGAAAAACTATCCTTGCGCCAGCGATTTTTAATATCAATGAGCCTGTTATTTTTGGGGTGCCTATCGTGTTAAATCCTATTTTAATGATCCCATTCATTGGTGCACCTGTTGTACTAGCAACGATTGCCTGGTTTGCTACAAGTCTCGGTTTTGTAAACGCAGTAACTGTTACTGCTCCTTGGACATTGCCAGGACCCATTGGCGCCTTTTTGGCAACCAATGGTGATTGGCGAGCCGCTGTTTTAAATGTTGTGTTAATTATTATTGCTATTTTGATATACTATCCATTTTTCAAAGTTTATGATAAAAATGAACTTGCTAAAGAACAAGGGTCGGCTGAAAATTAA